The proteins below are encoded in one region of Mya arenaria isolate MELC-2E11 chromosome 15, ASM2691426v1:
- the LOC128219367 gene encoding uncharacterized protein LOC128219367 has product MAEGFQTTVYDKVGGRSPDSDQTCADDNVPGRKGKRCDPCRTNGRRNDAVVLCKTCQQHQCEECSMNHTLNEIMVGHDLQGLEEEDQRKICIKHKQDLNIYCVDHDEMCCGLCGVMYHKQCTEVTDIKSGGKLSLSNIHAMCKNIDKDAENRMQTYQKQAKDIPDQIDIMKNEIVKLFDDFKCNVVQSTRDAVKTESKKKDDEKIVRTAITKDIDTTSATYSDDFYRMYLLTKMIKQHKNAISKQESDKHVLDFIFEFNKTLLSFIQSGDDIGSLKVEKTFTKATSGSFVRPFMLRLLASRNLKQDGDGDSKPHITGSDFLPDGRIVAVDNNNKKLLVYDQQLNNLATHLLVSIPQGIVTTGDRKAVITTGNKGMILNFNINADDTIIELPAFHCNRQYESISTMPGDWFCVTRYEHKYPVGMVSGTLGEKEFEPHLPMKQLKFNEAITTYIQNRQIVVLSDFSDNSINFYDVSGNTVITTVVRDASIRGPHGVCVGPGDCVFVCSKDTNSIVQLSPTGRLIGSCKVEISMPYRVAVSKDGTKLVVSNRVKGNRKLQIYELQ; this is encoded by the coding sequence atGGCTGAAGGCTTCCAAACAACTGTATACGACAAAGTTGGCGGAAGGTCTCCAGACTCGGATCAAACGTGTGCCGACGATAACGTTCCCGGTCGGAAGGGGAAACGTTGTGATCCCTGTAGAACCAACGGGAGGCGGAATGATGCGGTGGTGCTGTGTAAAACCTGCCAACAACACCAGTGTGAGGAGTGCTCAATGAACCACACTTTGAATGAGATCATGGTTGGACACGATCTACAAGGTTTGGAGGAAGAAGACCAAAGGAAAATATGCATCAAACACAAGCAGGATTTAAACATATACTGTGTGGACCACGACGAAATGTGTTGTGGACTCTGTGGTGTAATGTACCATAAGCAATGCACTGAAGTCACAGACATCAAATCTGGTGGGAAATTGTCGCTTTCAAATATTCATGCCAtgtgtaaaaatattgataaagatGCGGAAAACCGAATGCAAACTTACCAAAAGCAAGCTAAAGACATTCCCGATCAAATCGATATCATGAAGAATGAAATAGTTAAACTGTTCGATGATTTCAAGTGCAACGTTGTTCAGAGTACCCGTGATGCAGTCAAGACTGAATCAAAGAAAAAAGATGATGAGAAAATAGTTCGAACGGCCATTACTAAAGATATTGATACAACATCAGCCACATACAGTGACGATTTTTATAGAATGTATCTGTTAaccaaaatgataaaacaacacaaaaatgcGATTTCAAAACAAGAGTCCGATAAACATGTTCTGGATTTCATTTTCGAATTCAACAAGACACTGCTTTCTTTCATACAAAGCGGGGATGACATCGGTTCACTTAAAGTCGAGAAAACGTTCACCAAGGCAACATCCGGGTCGTTTGTACGTCCTTTTATGTTACGTTTGTTGGCGTCTAGGAATTTGAAGCAGGATGGAGATGGTGATAGCAAACCTCACATCACAGGTTCAGACTTCCTTCCAGACGGCAGAATTGTAGCTGtcgataataataacaaaaagcTTCTGGTGTACGATCAGCAGCTAAACAATCTGGCTACACATCTCCTTGTTTCAATACCACAAGGCATTGTTACAACTGGTGATAGAAAAGCTGTTATTACGACAGGTAACAAAGGTATGATCttgaattttaatattaacGCAGATGACACTATCATCGAATTACCGGCTTTTCACTGCAATCGTCAATACGAGTCCATATCCACCATGCCGGGAGATTGGTTTTGTGTCACCAGGTACGAACACAAGTACCCTGTGGGCATGGTTTCCGGTACTTTAGGGGAGAAGGAGTTTGAGCCCCATCTTCCAATGAAACAGTTGAAATTTAATGAAGCCATCACTACATACATTCAAAACCGTCAAATTGTGGTTCTCAGTGACTTTTCTGATAATTCTATTAATTTTTACGACGTAAGCGGCAACACCGTTATTACCACAGTGGTAAGAGATGCGAGCATCCGGGGACCTCATGGTGTCTGTGTAGGGCCCGGGGACTGCGTGTTTGTGTGTAGTAAGGACACTAACTCTATCGTGCAATTGTCTCCCACTGGAAGATTGATTGGATCTTGTAAAGTAGAAATTAGCATGCCCTATCGTGTGGCTGTGTCCAAGGACGGTACAAAGCTTGTGGTGTCGAACAGGGTCAAAGGAAACAGAAAACTTCAGATTTATGAACTGCAGTAA